One part of the Desulfuromonas sp. genome encodes these proteins:
- a CDS encoding PAS domain-containing protein, whose amino-acid sequence MKTTTAIKTAARPETGPQATDDLQGRRPDEQTTALREYSRAVESSQDLIAVINRQLRYSLVNEAWLKVHGRDRNQVIDCPVEEVLGETLFREQVRPRLEKCFRGESLQFEVSIPHPRHGLLHLHTRYTPVFGGDGSVEAVTVIIRDFTALKNAEEGRRLALAEAEEKGARISAILASIGDGLIVTDLQGRIVLLNQVARDLFGLSGPALESHPPASDLGSPALAEQIGRILADETCSAAADLKVTDTITGAPRILQARSTPSRNKKDEMTGAVTIVQDVTRERELDRMKKRFISIAAHELSTPLTAVIGFSELLLNEASPESTEAEYLQIILDKAHNLARTADDLLDINRITAGQLITIDRRPCDIGKMISETIDQCRMNHPEKHRFEFCLSAPPPVLSADERRIAQALENILGNAVKYSPAGGTIRLTGAVVSGHYQVSIRDEGIGMTPEQASRAFDHFYRGNPSDSTATGLGIGLALVKSIVELHDGTTWIESEPGVGTQVAFTLPMDQAGD is encoded by the coding sequence ATGAAAACGACAACCGCCATCAAAACAGCCGCACGTCCCGAAACGGGCCCGCAGGCGACCGACGACCTCCAGGGCCGCCGCCCGGACGAGCAGACCACGGCGCTGCGCGAATACAGCAGGGCCGTCGAAAGTTCCCAGGACCTGATCGCCGTCATCAACCGCCAGTTGCGCTACTCCCTGGTCAACGAGGCATGGCTCAAGGTCCATGGCCGGGACCGCAACCAGGTCATCGACTGCCCCGTCGAGGAGGTCCTGGGAGAGACGCTGTTCCGTGAGCAGGTCCGCCCCCGCCTCGAGAAGTGCTTCCGGGGGGAGAGCCTTCAATTCGAGGTGTCGATCCCCCACCCCCGCCACGGGCTCCTCCACCTGCACACCCGCTACACCCCGGTCTTCGGCGGCGACGGCAGCGTCGAGGCGGTGACGGTCATCATCAGGGACTTCACGGCGCTCAAGAACGCCGAGGAAGGCCGCCGCCTGGCCCTCGCTGAAGCCGAAGAGAAGGGGGCGAGGATCTCCGCCATCCTCGCCTCGATCGGCGACGGCCTGATCGTCACCGACCTGCAGGGGCGGATCGTGCTGCTCAACCAGGTGGCCAGAGACCTCTTTGGACTCTCCGGGCCGGCCCTGGAGAGCCACCCGCCGGCAAGCGACTTGGGCTCTCCGGCCCTGGCGGAGCAGATCGGCAGGATTCTGGCCGATGAGACCTGCAGTGCCGCCGCCGACCTGAAAGTGACGGACACGATCACCGGGGCGCCGCGCATCCTGCAGGCCCGGAGCACTCCCTCCAGGAACAAGAAGGACGAGATGACGGGAGCCGTCACCATCGTTCAGGATGTGACCCGGGAGCGGGAACTCGATCGCATGAAGAAACGCTTCATCTCGATCGCGGCCCATGAACTCAGCACTCCCCTGACCGCGGTCATCGGCTTTTCGGAGCTTCTCCTCAACGAGGCCAGCCCGGAAAGCACCGAGGCGGAATACCTCCAGATCATCCTGGACAAGGCCCACAACCTCGCACGGACCGCCGACGATCTGCTGGACATCAACCGCATCACGGCGGGCCAGCTCATCACCATCGACAGACGCCCCTGCGATATCGGGAAAATGATCAGCGAAACGATAGACCAGTGCCGGATGAACCATCCCGAAAAGCACCGCTTCGAATTCTGCCTGAGCGCGCCGCCCCCCGTCCTTTCCGCCGACGAACGGCGCATCGCGCAGGCTCTGGAAAACATCCTCGGCAACGCCGTGAAATACTCCCCCGCCGGAGGAACGATCCGGTTGACAGGGGCCGTGGTGAGCGGCCATTACCAGGTCTCGATACGGGATGAAGGGATCGGGATGACCCCCGAGCAGGCCTCAAGAGCCTTCGATCATTTCTACCGGGGCAACCCCTCCGACAGTACCGCCACGGGACTCGGCATCGGCCTGGCCCTGGTGAAAAGCATCGTGGAACTCCATGATGGAACGACCTGGATCGAGAGCGAACCGGGTGTCGGCACCCAGGTCGCCTTTACCCTGCCGATGGACCAGGCCGGCGATTAA